Proteins from one Listeria innocua genomic window:
- a CDS encoding Crp/Fnr family transcriptional regulator — MPKSLYNYHEFIHLSHDGRIPFEKIEVPKNAILLNNSADLDNYVYLIIDGYVALFLNDGKEQPKIYSIQGEGAFLNYFTLLDHSINRFRYKTLSKCFLYRYSKLDIEYFLSMFPENFGFQFFIMKNQTTHIYFKSLMASSPASEKLMLTFSNLALLHGIPTEDDTVILPPAIKTSHLLSYSNLSKSCFYKDLQYLKTTNQIEKQDNSWIIHNKELNLMLQNGETYI, encoded by the coding sequence ATGCCTAAGTCATTGTATAATTACCACGAATTCATTCACCTATCTCATGACGGAAGAATACCCTTTGAAAAAATAGAAGTTCCAAAAAACGCCATTTTACTAAACAACAGCGCAGATTTAGACAACTATGTTTACCTTATTATTGATGGTTATGTGGCTTTATTTTTAAACGATGGGAAAGAACAACCCAAAATTTATTCCATTCAAGGTGAAGGAGCTTTTTTAAATTATTTTACGTTACTAGACCATAGCATTAATCGTTTTCGATATAAAACACTCTCGAAATGTTTCTTATATAGATACTCAAAACTTGATATAGAATACTTTCTATCTATGTTCCCCGAGAATTTCGGTTTTCAATTTTTCATCATGAAAAACCAGACTACCCATATTTACTTTAAAAGTTTAATGGCGAGTAGTCCGGCTTCTGAAAAACTTATGCTTACTTTTTCCAATCTTGCTCTACTTCATGGTATTCCTACTGAGGATGATACAGTTATCTTACCTCCCGCAATTAAAACAAGTCATTTACTTTCGTATAGCAACCTTTCAAAAAGCTGTTTTTATAAAGATTTACAATATTTGAAAACGACTAATCAAATCGAAAAACAGGATAATTCCTGGATAATTCATAATAAAGAGCTAAACCTAATGCTTCAAAATGGAGAAACATATATATAG
- a CDS encoding ATP-dependent DNA helicase, translating to MKNVQISVRRLVEFVLKSGSIDSRMTSSDRALEGTKIHQLLQKEAGEGYEAEVSLKLVRVIDDISFTLEGRADGVINGEMIDEIKTTEVEMDEITEDFRPLHWAQLICYGFMLAEKSDLAEVTLQLTYYQVADKEVKQFTRVMSRKEMSTFVDDLLSKYAIWAKMSAAWEMKRNKSIQELTFPYDSYRRGQRELAIAVYRTAMDDEKLFCEAPTGIGKTMSTLFPSVKAMGEGKADKLFYFTAKTITRQVAEDALDEMRRKGLAARSVTITAKDKICFLDERKCDPEHCQFARGYYDRLNEALFDMLQTEETITRSVVEAFARKYTLCPFELSLDVALFCDVIVCDYNYLFDPVVYLKRFFADGPGRYTFLVDEVHNLVDRARSMFSATLSKSIIMQVKRELDKKTDKKLLNSVTAMNKIMIALNKQLAEENKTIYVKKEALSDWNEAVLKFSYVAKDWLPKNTEAKAQADVLELYFESLRYLKIAELYDKRYVTQITRNRSDVLIKQLCLDPAFLLSEKLKLGASSVLFSATLRPIDYYTNLLGGNNDTSRLTFASPFKQNNMHLMVADYISTKYQRRENSLESVIDALYAMLSGKKGNYLFFFPSFQYLETAFELFSEKYPEVRAQKQQSFMNEAEREEFLAAFETGREETFVGFCVLGGVFSEGVDLRGERLIGTAIVGVGLAQMNVESDLIKDYYNETIGRGFDYAYQIPGMNKVLQAVGRVIRGEKDQGVVLLIEERFATERYKALFPAHWNHARTVKNTLQIEREVNEFWRNN from the coding sequence ATGAAAAACGTACAGATCTCAGTGAGGCGCTTAGTAGAATTTGTCTTAAAAAGCGGCAGTATTGATAGCCGAATGACTAGTTCAGATCGCGCTTTGGAAGGGACGAAAATTCATCAATTACTCCAAAAAGAAGCAGGAGAAGGATACGAAGCCGAGGTATCATTAAAGCTTGTACGAGTAATAGATGACATTTCTTTTACACTTGAAGGCCGAGCGGATGGCGTCATAAACGGAGAAATGATAGATGAGATTAAAACTACCGAGGTAGAAATGGATGAAATTACTGAAGACTTTCGCCCGCTGCACTGGGCCCAGCTCATTTGTTATGGATTCATGTTAGCGGAGAAGTCTGATTTAGCAGAAGTCACGCTTCAATTAACGTACTATCAAGTAGCCGATAAAGAAGTGAAACAATTCACTCGAGTCATGAGTCGTAAGGAAATGAGTACTTTTGTGGACGATTTGCTTTCAAAATATGCTATTTGGGCAAAAATGTCTGCAGCTTGGGAAATGAAGCGAAATAAATCTATTCAAGAATTAACTTTCCCATATGACAGCTATAGACGTGGTCAAAGAGAGCTAGCAATTGCCGTTTATCGGACAGCGATGGATGATGAAAAGCTATTTTGTGAAGCGCCTACTGGCATTGGAAAAACAATGTCGACGCTATTTCCCAGTGTAAAAGCAATGGGCGAGGGGAAGGCAGACAAGCTTTTTTATTTTACAGCAAAAACAATTACGAGACAGGTTGCCGAAGATGCTTTAGATGAAATGCGCCGCAAAGGACTAGCGGCAAGAAGTGTTACAATCACAGCAAAAGATAAAATATGCTTTTTAGATGAACGAAAATGTGACCCGGAGCACTGCCAATTTGCGCGTGGCTATTACGATCGCTTGAATGAAGCGTTGTTCGATATGCTGCAAACAGAAGAAACTATAACTCGGTCGGTCGTCGAAGCATTTGCCCGGAAATATACTTTATGTCCGTTTGAGTTATCGCTTGATGTGGCGCTTTTTTGTGATGTAATTGTGTGTGATTATAACTATTTATTTGACCCAGTCGTTTATTTGAAACGTTTTTTTGCGGATGGACCTGGCAGATATACTTTTTTAGTGGATGAAGTGCATAATTTGGTGGACAGAGCTCGTTCGATGTTCTCGGCGACATTAAGTAAATCAATCATCATGCAAGTAAAACGTGAATTAGACAAAAAAACCGATAAAAAACTACTAAATTCAGTAACGGCAATGAATAAAATAATGATTGCCCTAAATAAGCAACTAGCCGAAGAAAATAAAACGATCTATGTTAAAAAAGAAGCCTTGTCCGATTGGAATGAAGCTGTTTTAAAATTTAGTTATGTAGCAAAAGACTGGTTGCCAAAAAATACAGAGGCAAAAGCTCAAGCAGATGTACTGGAGCTTTATTTTGAAAGTTTAAGGTATTTAAAGATTGCTGAGTTATACGATAAGCGCTATGTCACTCAAATTACGCGGAATCGGTCCGATGTGCTGATAAAACAACTATGCTTAGATCCGGCGTTTTTACTATCAGAGAAATTGAAATTAGGTGCTAGTTCAGTACTTTTTTCGGCGACGCTTAGACCGATTGATTACTACACGAATTTACTTGGTGGAAATAATGATACAAGTCGTCTTACTTTTGCGTCTCCGTTTAAACAGAATAATATGCATTTAATGGTAGCGGATTATATTAGTACAAAGTATCAAAGGCGTGAAAATAGCTTGGAATCAGTGATTGATGCGCTTTATGCGATGCTTTCCGGGAAAAAAGGCAATTATTTGTTTTTCTTTCCATCATTCCAATATTTAGAAACGGCATTTGAATTGTTTAGCGAAAAATATCCCGAAGTGCGAGCGCAAAAACAACAATCTTTTATGAACGAAGCAGAGCGCGAGGAATTTCTAGCAGCTTTTGAAACGGGGCGTGAAGAAACGTTCGTCGGTTTTTGTGTCTTAGGAGGCGTTTTTTCTGAAGGCGTTGATCTTCGAGGGGAACGCTTAATTGGAACGGCAATCGTAGGCGTGGGACTTGCGCAAATGAACGTTGAATCTGATTTAATTAAAGATTATTATAATGAAACAATCGGGCGCGGATTTGATTATGCGTATCAGATTCCCGGTATGAACAAAGTCCTTCAAGCGGTAGGACGTGTTATTCGCGGCGAAAAAGATCAAGGCGTTGTCTTACTGATAGAAGAACGTTTTGCAACAGAACGGTATAAAGCTTTGTTTCCGGCTCATTGGAACCATGCCAGGACAGTGAAAAATACGCTGCAAATCGAGCGAGAAGTAAACGAATTTTGGCGGAACAACTGA
- the yidA gene encoding sugar-phosphatase codes for MYKIIAIDIDGTLLNDAHEITPAVREAIKAAKQKGVKVVLCTGRPLAGIKKSLIELDLLDIGDYAITFNGAVILETATEEPLADITLNKSELEEIYAFCHAQDVNVTYFDGKNMYVPSRKITEITCQDALLLQTPLYHLPVEEAPESIHVSKVMLLDTPEKITDVIKNLPETIKENFYVVRSVPYNLEFLQKGVNKGSALELLVNKLGISQGEVMSIGDQENDITMIEYAGMGVAMGNATEHIKEIANYTTTTNNEDGVANAIQMLVLDR; via the coding sequence ATGTATAAAATTATTGCGATAGACATTGACGGGACGCTTTTAAACGATGCGCACGAAATTACCCCAGCTGTACGCGAGGCGATTAAAGCTGCAAAACAAAAAGGGGTCAAAGTAGTGCTTTGTACAGGGCGCCCACTTGCTGGAATTAAAAAAAGCTTGATAGAACTAGATCTTTTAGACATTGGTGATTATGCGATTACCTTTAATGGAGCAGTTATCCTAGAAACAGCGACGGAAGAACCATTAGCAGATATTACTTTAAATAAATCAGAATTAGAGGAAATTTATGCATTTTGTCATGCGCAAGATGTTAATGTAACGTATTTTGACGGAAAAAACATGTATGTACCAAGTCGAAAAATCACCGAAATTACATGCCAGGATGCTTTGTTGCTTCAAACGCCACTCTATCATTTGCCTGTAGAAGAAGCACCTGAGTCAATTCATGTCTCCAAAGTGATGTTATTAGATACGCCAGAAAAAATCACGGATGTTATTAAAAACTTACCAGAGACAATTAAAGAGAACTTTTATGTAGTTCGAAGTGTTCCTTACAACCTAGAATTCTTGCAAAAAGGCGTCAATAAAGGTTCTGCACTGGAACTTCTCGTGAACAAACTTGGCATTTCTCAAGGGGAAGTAATGAGTATTGGCGATCAAGAAAACGATATTACGATGATAGAATATGCGGGAATGGGTGTAGCAATGGGAAATGCAACAGAGCATATTAAAGAAATCGCCAATTATACCACAACAACAAATAATGAAGACGGGGTAGCAAACGCAATTCAAATGCTCGTTCTCGACCGTTAA
- a CDS encoding dipeptide epimerase, whose translation MCLKITKIKTHILPIQLSATFKTALREVSHVNVVRVYIHFDNGIIGIGEAAPTHVITGDTEVSILSAINDIFGPFLINRELDEELTILDEMKSLLVHNSSPKAAIDIALHDALAKAHSKPLYEFLGGGLAGLETDYTISIGTPEKMVRDAETKVAEGFQSLKVKLGLDPVEIEVAKIRQMNDALGGKIPFRIDANQGWTADEAIQILNEWQDIPIDFIEQPVKSWDFTGMAKVTANTSFPIMADESLFGFHDAKRLLDEKCCNLLNIKLMKSAGIKEAQAIHDLAGSYNVDCMIGTMIEGYASLSAAAHFAAASKQVKFYDLDVPFMWDLHGKNIADIGLEIGRGQVLLTEEDGIGIPAY comes from the coding sequence ATGTGCTTGAAAATCACAAAAATTAAAACACACATTTTACCGATTCAGCTAAGTGCTACTTTTAAGACGGCGCTTAGGGAAGTTAGTCATGTGAACGTGGTACGAGTTTATATTCATTTTGATAACGGGATTATAGGTATTGGAGAAGCTGCTCCAACGCATGTAATAACAGGGGATACGGAAGTCAGCATTTTGAGTGCAATAAATGATATTTTCGGTCCTTTTTTAATTAATCGCGAACTAGACGAAGAACTTACAATTTTAGATGAAATGAAATCTTTATTAGTACATAATTCAAGTCCAAAAGCCGCCATTGATATTGCTTTACATGATGCGCTGGCAAAAGCTCATTCAAAGCCATTATATGAATTCCTCGGCGGTGGCTTAGCGGGGCTTGAAACAGATTATACCATTAGCATTGGGACGCCAGAAAAAATGGTTCGAGATGCAGAAACCAAAGTAGCAGAAGGATTTCAGTCCCTTAAAGTTAAATTAGGTCTTGATCCAGTTGAAATAGAAGTAGCAAAAATCAGGCAAATGAATGATGCGTTAGGCGGGAAGATTCCTTTTAGAATTGATGCAAACCAAGGATGGACTGCGGATGAAGCCATTCAAATCCTAAATGAGTGGCAAGATATTCCAATTGACTTCATCGAACAACCAGTAAAAAGTTGGGATTTTACCGGTATGGCAAAAGTGACTGCGAACACTAGTTTTCCAATCATGGCTGATGAAAGTTTATTTGGCTTTCACGATGCTAAACGACTTTTAGACGAAAAATGCTGTAATTTGCTTAATATTAAATTGATGAAAAGTGCAGGAATCAAAGAAGCGCAAGCGATACATGATTTAGCGGGCAGTTATAATGTGGACTGTATGATTGGTACGATGATTGAAGGATATGCAAGTTTATCAGCCGCAGCTCATTTCGCGGCAGCTTCCAAACAAGTGAAGTTTTATGATTTAGATGTGCCGTTTATGTGGGATTTACATGGTAAAAACATCGCTGATATTGGTCTTGAAATTGGCCGTGGACAAGTGCTTTTAACAGAAGAAGATGGGATTGGCATTCCAGCTTATTAA
- a CDS encoding NlpC/P60 family protein encodes MNKLVSQSNAFLWRKNEMNPVLANILEARKETDLVQINQEDAMKLYEDSLVDSDLLYNDFVIVDEIEGDWAKVVVPSQQSFQDERGYPGWMLLSDLEDTDKTSDTGEKIAVVVPKAEITYENGETRTVSFGTLFTKIAETDDSYTIETPHGLASILRTQVDLQHKQGDNIGITVVQMAMQFLDLPYVWAGISSAGFDCSGFAFTLYRTCGKYIGRDATEQSFTGKKIDYANAEPGDLLFFAYEEGKGEVHHVGVYIGNDEMIHSQTPGSKVILTKIAGSKYEPELCVTSRHR; translated from the coding sequence ATGAACAAATTAGTTAGTCAAAGTAATGCATTTCTTTGGAGGAAAAATGAAATGAACCCGGTTTTAGCCAATATTTTAGAGGCTAGAAAAGAAACTGACTTGGTTCAAATTAACCAAGAAGATGCGATGAAATTATATGAGGATAGCCTTGTTGACTCAGATTTGCTTTATAACGACTTTGTAATTGTCGACGAAATCGAGGGCGACTGGGCAAAAGTAGTCGTTCCTTCCCAACAAAGTTTTCAAGATGAGCGCGGTTATCCTGGTTGGATGCTTCTTTCTGACTTAGAAGATACAGATAAAACTAGCGATACTGGTGAAAAAATCGCAGTTGTCGTGCCAAAAGCAGAAATTACATACGAAAATGGGGAAACACGCACTGTTTCATTTGGCACACTTTTCACCAAAATCGCTGAAACTGACGATAGCTACACGATTGAAACACCTCATGGACTAGCGAGCATTTTACGAACTCAAGTAGATTTACAACATAAACAAGGCGACAACATTGGCATCACTGTGGTGCAAATGGCGATGCAATTCCTTGACTTACCATACGTTTGGGCGGGAATTAGCAGTGCCGGTTTTGACTGTTCAGGATTTGCGTTTACTCTTTACCGAACATGTGGAAAATATATCGGTCGCGATGCCACAGAGCAATCTTTCACAGGGAAAAAAATTGATTACGCAAACGCTGAACCAGGAGATTTGCTGTTTTTTGCTTATGAGGAAGGCAAAGGGGAAGTCCATCACGTGGGAGTTTACATCGGAAATGACGAGATGATTCATTCGCAAACACCAGGATCCAAAGTAATTTTAACTAAAATCGCAGGCAGTAAGTACGAACCAGAACTTTGTGTGACCTCAAGACATCGATAA
- a CDS encoding serine hydrolase yields MKLTNYQKINQDFNIIDSKALFISDGEKVLFAENENQLFTAASVIKLPIYLYFFEKIAKKELDLQTDFQIPSEKVVAGAGIIQILPQKRIWTLEELLHLMIAVSDNTATNQLIELATITKLQSWLRENNWEDGIQLERQMMDFKTVKQNKISAKAAVTIFQKIMMLSEAYPDLKETIRRPLLNQQFRSNLAGTLEEAGISGLQMLNKTGELKNIQHDVAVFEYKGKTRFAAALTNNTGLEANATAWMQTVGKQLFSEMT; encoded by the coding sequence ATGAAACTGACTAATTATCAAAAAATTAATCAAGATTTCAACATAATTGATTCAAAAGCGCTTTTTATATCAGATGGGGAAAAGGTACTTTTTGCAGAAAATGAAAACCAGCTTTTTACTGCTGCAAGTGTCATCAAACTACCGATTTATTTATATTTTTTCGAAAAAATTGCCAAAAAAGAGTTAGACTTACAAACGGATTTCCAAATTCCAAGCGAAAAAGTAGTAGCTGGAGCAGGAATCATCCAAATTCTTCCGCAAAAAAGAATTTGGACACTGGAAGAATTATTGCATTTAATGATAGCTGTTTCGGACAATACAGCTACCAACCAATTAATCGAGCTAGCAACTATCACCAAACTACAATCATGGTTACGTGAAAACAACTGGGAAGATGGAATTCAGCTGGAACGGCAAATGATGGATTTCAAGACCGTAAAGCAAAATAAAATCAGCGCTAAGGCAGCCGTGACCATTTTCCAAAAAATAATGATGCTTAGTGAAGCTTATCCAGACTTAAAAGAAACTATCCGGCGTCCGCTACTAAATCAGCAATTTCGATCCAACCTAGCGGGCACGTTGGAAGAAGCCGGAATTTCGGGGCTTCAAATGTTAAATAAAACGGGCGAACTAAAAAATATACAGCATGATGTGGCTGTTTTTGAGTATAAAGGAAAGACCAGATTTGCAGCCGCACTGACGAATAACACGGGCTTAGAAGCGAACGCGACAGCTTGGATGCAGACAGTCGGCAAACAATTATTTTCTGAGATGACATAA